A portion of the Camelus ferus isolate YT-003-E chromosome 16, BCGSAC_Cfer_1.0, whole genome shotgun sequence genome contains these proteins:
- the TRPV1 gene encoding transient receptor potential cation channel subfamily V member 1, translating into MKKWGSSDSGESEDLPQEDSCSDPLDGDPNSRPSPAKPHSFPVAKSRSRLFGKGDSEDTSLMDCSQAEAQLAFCPAITVSPVVIIQKPGDGPTCARQLSQDSVAAEKNFKLYDRRKIFEAVAQNNCEELESLLLFLQKSKKHLMDSEFKDPETGKTCLLKAMLNLHDGQNDTIPLLLEIARQTDSLKELVNASYTDSYYKGQTALHIAIERRNMALVTLLVENGANVQAAANGDFFKKTKGRPGFYFGELPLSLAACTNQLGIVKFLLQNSWQPADIGARDSVGNTVLHALVEVADNTPDNTKFVTSMYNEILILGAKLHPTLKLEELTNKKELTPLALAARSGKIGVLAYILQREIQEPECRHLSRKFTEWAYGPVHSSLYDLSCIDTCEKNSVLEVIAYNSNETPNRHDMLLVEPLNRLLQDKWDRFVKRIFYFNFFVYCLYMIIFTTAAYYRPVEGPPPFKLKHTVGDYFRVTGEIISVSGGVYFFFRGIQYFLQRRPSLKTLFVDSYSEMLFFVQSLFMLGTVVLYFCHRKEYVASMVFSLAMGWTNMLYYTRGFQQMGIYAVMIEKMILRDLCRFMFVYLVFLFGFSTAVVTLIEDGKNDSVTDSTSHRWRGVSCRPPDSSYNSLYSTCLELFKFTIGMGDLEFTENYDFKAVFIILLLAYVILTYILLLNMLIALMGETVNKIAQESKNIWKLQRAITILDTEKSFLKCIRKAFRSGKLLQVGYTPDGKDDYRWCFRVDEVNWTTWNTNVGIINEDPGYCEGIKRTLSFSLRSGRAAGRHWKNFALVPLLRDASTRERHPVQPEVVHLKHFAGSLKPEDAEIVKDPAALGEK; encoded by the exons atgaagaaatgggggAGCTCAGATTCAGGGGAGTCTGAGGACCTGCCCCAAGAGGACTCCTGCTCAGATCCCCTGGATGGAGACCCTAACTCCAGGCCATCTCCAGCCAAGCCCCACAGCTTCCCTGTGGCCAAGAGCCGTAGCCGGCTCTTTGGAAAGGGTGACTCGGAGGATACATCTCTCATGGACTGCTCTCAGGCGGAAGCCCAATTGGCATTCTGCCCGGCCATCACAGTCAGCCCTGTTGTCATCATCCAGAAGCCTGGAGATGGCCCCACCTGTGCCAG GCAACTGTCCCAGGACTCTGTCGCTGCTGAGAAGAACTTCAAGCTCTATGATCGCAGGAAGATCTTTGAAGCGGTTGCTCAGAATAACTGCGAGGAGCTGGAGAGCCTGCTCCTCTTCCTGCAGAAGAGCAAGAAGCATCTCATGGACAGCGAATTCAAAG ACCCTGAGACAGGGAAGACCTGTCTGCTGAAAGCCATGCTCAACCTGCACGACGGGCAGAACGACACCATCCCCCTGCTCCTGGAGATCGCCCGGCAGACAGACAGCCTGAAGGAGCTGGTCAACGCCAGCTACACGGACAGCTACTACAAGG GCCAGACGGCGCTGCACATTGCCATCGAGAGGCGGAACATGGCACTGGTGACCCTCCTGGTGGAGAATGGGGCCAATGTCCAGGCTGCAGCCAATGGGGACTTCTTTAAGAAAACTAAAGGGCGGCCTGGCTTCTATTTTG GTGagctgcccctctccctggctgcctgcACCAACCAGCTGGGCATCGTGAAGTTCCTGCTGCAGAACTCCTGGCAGCCGGCCGACATCGGCGCCAGGGACTCGGTGGGCAACACGGTGCTGCACGCGCTGGTGGAGGTGGCCGACAACACGCCTGACAACACCAAGTTTGTGACGAGCATGTACAATGAGATTCTGATCCTGGGGGCCAAACTCCACCCTACGCTGAAGCTGGAGGAGCTCACTAACAAGAAGGAGCTGACGCCGCTGGCTCTGGCTGCCAGGAGCGGGAAGATCGGG GTCTTGGCCTATATTCTCCAGAGGGAGATCCAGGAGCCTGAGTGCAGGCACCTGTCCAGGAAGTTCACCGAGTGGGCCTACGGGCCTGTGCACTCCTCTCTGTACGACCTGTCCTGCATCGACACTTGCGAGAAGAACTCAGTGCTGGAGGTGATTGCCTACAACAGCAATGAGACCCCG AATCGCCACGACATGCTCTTGGTGGAGCCGCTGAACCGCCTCCTGCAGGACAAGTGGGACAGATTCGTCAAGCGCATCTTCTACTTCAACTTCTTCGTCTACTGCTTGTATATGATCATCTTCACCACGGCCGCCTACTACAGGCCTGTGGAAGGCCCG CCTCCCTTTAAGCTGAAGCACACCGTTGGGGACTATTTCCGAGTCACTGGAGAGATTATTTCTGTATCAGGGGGAGTCTACTTTTTTTTCCGAGGG ATTCAGTATTTCCTGCAGAGGCGGCCGTCACTGAAGACCTTATTTGTGGACAGTTACAGTGAGATGCTTTT CTTCGTGCAGTCGCTGTTCATGCTGGGGACCGTGGTGCTGTACTTCTGCCACCGCAAGGAGTACGTGGCCTCCATGGTGTTCTCTCTGGCCATGGGCTGGACCAACATGCTCTACTACACCCGCGGCTTCCAGCAGATGGGCATCTATGCCGTCATGATCGAGAAG aTGATCCTGAGAGACCTGTGTCGCTTCATGTTTGTCTACCTGGTTTTCTTGTTTGGGTTTTCCACAG CGGTGGTGACTCTGATCGAGGACGGAAAGAACGACTCTGTGACTGATTCCACGTCGCACAGGTGGCGAGGGGTTTCCTGCAGGCCTCCCGACAGCTCCTACAATAGCCTGTACTCCACATGTCTGGAGCTGTTCAAGTTCACCATTGGCATGGGCGACCTGGAATTCACCGAGAACTACGACTTCAAGGCTGTCTTCATCATCCTGTTACTGGCCTATGTGATTCTCACTTACATCCTCCTGCTGAACATGCTCATCGCCCTCATGGGCGAGACCGTTAACAAGATCGCCCAGGAGAGCAAGAATATCTGGAAGCTGCAG AGAGCCATCACCATCCTGGACACGGAGAAGAGCTTCCTTAAGTGTATAAGGAAGGCTTTCCGCTCAGGCAAGCTGCTGCAGGTGGGGTACACACCTGATGGCAAGGACGACTACAGGTGGTGCTTCAG GGTGGACGAGGTGAACTGGACCACCTGGAACACCAACGTGGGCATCATCAATGAAGACCCCGGCTACTGTGAGGGGATCAAGCGCACCCTGAGCTTCTCCCTGCGGTCAGGCAGAG CTGCAGGGAGACACTGGAAGAACTTTGCCCTGGTTCCCCTCTTAAGAGATGCAAGTACTCGGGAAAGGCACCCTGTCCAGCCTGAGGTAGTTCATCTGAAGCACTTCGCAGGGTCCCTCAAGCCAGAGGATGCTGAGATCGTCAAGGACCCTGCTGCTTTAGGAGAGAAGTGA